Proteins from a genomic interval of Lactococcus protaetiae:
- a CDS encoding sugar ABC transporter substrate-binding protein: MKNRKIAIGIGTVTVLAAVTLLSACGSGQAKSNSSNTTNKNFTVATDRWADWGTDFEKFPNQLAKKAGIKVNWDVYVDANWADKKATILSSGNLPDVFMGSNTFTDQQIAQNQNDFIDLSKYINEKDMPNLMKMLKDNPEMKATITSPDGKIYSLPKIAPMRPTIANQLFINQKWLTQLGLKMPTTYDEFVNVLEQFKEKIPGSIPYATGNWDPVFSYILPFNNRLGAAGTNGMELYDGKVAWAYDTEEYKAGIEAMHEAYTKGLIDPEMFTETTTQAQNKMMATTEKVGVAAGWTADANFGANAKDYVALPALKGPDGKQYVMSDPDHFNQSRNEVLVTTHAKNVKALMKWLDSFYTEDASIQNYYGEFGVGTEKTADGYTVLKPTGENSADTQAWINSLRDFGPKVWSEADNSKVTYQDQNNGDALKLKMDATLKQYALPAFPNVQYTSKELNTIAQVYQQLSAYAAQMQAQWVTKGGVDKDWSTYESKLKAMGLDKFMKIQNDAYKRYEKQVNK, translated from the coding sequence ATGAAAAATCGTAAGATTGCTATTGGGATTGGGACTGTTACAGTCCTTGCTGCTGTGACTCTACTCTCAGCTTGTGGAAGTGGTCAGGCAAAAAGTAATTCATCTAATACAACCAACAAGAATTTTACCGTGGCAACAGATCGGTGGGCAGATTGGGGAACAGATTTTGAAAAATTCCCTAATCAGCTTGCTAAAAAGGCAGGAATCAAGGTGAATTGGGATGTTTATGTGGATGCGAATTGGGCAGATAAAAAAGCAACTATCCTCTCAAGTGGAAATCTACCTGATGTTTTTATGGGAAGTAATACTTTTACTGACCAACAAATTGCGCAAAATCAGAATGATTTTATTGATTTGAGCAAGTATATTAATGAAAAAGATATGCCAAATTTGATGAAAATGTTGAAGGATAATCCAGAGATGAAGGCAACAATCACAAGTCCTGATGGCAAGATTTACAGTCTTCCTAAGATTGCTCCAATGCGTCCAACAATTGCGAATCAGTTGTTTATCAATCAAAAGTGGTTGACTCAGCTTGGTTTGAAGATGCCAACAACTTATGACGAGTTTGTCAATGTGTTAGAGCAATTTAAGGAAAAAATTCCTGGAAGTATTCCTTATGCGACAGGAAACTGGGATCCAGTATTTTCTTATATCTTACCTTTCAATAATCGTCTAGGTGCTGCGGGTACAAATGGGATGGAGCTTTATGATGGTAAAGTTGCTTGGGCTTACGATACAGAGGAATATAAAGCCGGAATTGAAGCCATGCATGAAGCTTATACCAAAGGATTGATTGACCCTGAAATGTTTACAGAAACAACAACTCAGGCACAAAACAAAATGATGGCGACCACCGAAAAAGTGGGTGTAGCTGCAGGTTGGACAGCAGATGCAAATTTTGGTGCGAACGCTAAGGACTATGTTGCTTTGCCTGCACTCAAGGGACCTGACGGAAAACAATATGTGATGAGTGATCCAGATCATTTTAACCAAAGTCGTAATGAAGTATTGGTTACGACACATGCTAAAAATGTTAAAGCCTTGATGAAATGGCTAGATAGTTTTTACACAGAAGATGCTTCAATCCAAAACTATTATGGTGAATTTGGAGTGGGTACAGAGAAAACAGCGGATGGATACACAGTATTAAAACCTACTGGCGAAAATTCAGCGGATACTCAAGCTTGGATTAACTCACTTCGTGACTTTGGACCAAAAGTTTGGTCAGAAGCGGACAACAGTAAAGTCACTTATCAAGATCAAAACAATGGAGATGCTTTAAAACTTAAAATGGATGCAACGTTGAAGCAATATGCATTACCTGCCTTTCCAAATGTCCAATACACAAGTAAAGAGTTGAATACTATTGCTCAGGTTTATCAACAGTTGAGTGCTTATGCGGCACAAATGCAGGCGCAATGGGTTACTAAAGGTGGTGTAGATAAAGATTGGTCAACTTATGAATCTAAACTGAAAGCGATGGGATTGGACAAGTTTATGAAAATCCAAAATGATGCTTACAAACGGTATGAAAAACAAGTTAATAAGTAG
- the menC gene encoding o-succinylbenzoate synthase, whose product MKINRITLSHVQLPMKFNFKTAKGEVKYRDTIILKVEDDIGLAGFGEVVSFTTPFYTSETFDASWEKLEKDYIPKLLAHSISHPFDIHQCFDNASPMAIAGLENALLDLYFKEKNENLIVGLFQEKLQEKIPRGAVLGDMPLEQLFKETDQLVQSGVGRIKVKISPKDGFERTKLLVEKFPQIRFAVDANRSFSLNDWAEIKKFDQLNLVCIEEAFDIMHLSELTEISSRLATPLCFDESVQTLSELTEIAKLPGKTMLNIKIGRLGGLYQTMKAIDFCRHRKIGFWVGSMVESGISKILHVQLAALAGNVMAGDLSDSQHYFDEDLINPEISFPNGWMLVPTGVGIGVAVNEDAFSRATIRTTEFRVPEIRKI is encoded by the coding sequence ATGAAAATAAATCGTATCACACTCTCTCATGTCCAACTACCAATGAAGTTTAATTTTAAAACAGCTAAGGGAGAGGTTAAGTACCGTGACACCATTATTTTAAAGGTTGAAGACGATATAGGTTTGGCTGGGTTTGGAGAAGTTGTTTCATTTACCACGCCATTTTATACCTCTGAAACTTTTGACGCTTCTTGGGAAAAATTAGAAAAAGATTATATCCCTAAGCTTTTGGCTCATTCCATTTCTCATCCATTTGATATTCATCAATGCTTTGACAATGCTTCACCTATGGCGATTGCTGGACTTGAAAATGCACTTTTAGATTTATATTTCAAAGAAAAAAATGAGAATTTAATCGTTGGACTTTTCCAGGAAAAATTACAAGAAAAAATTCCTCGTGGTGCTGTCCTAGGTGATATGCCACTTGAACAACTTTTCAAAGAAACTGACCAACTTGTACAATCTGGAGTTGGTCGAATCAAGGTAAAAATTAGTCCTAAAGATGGATTTGAACGGACAAAGTTACTTGTAGAGAAATTCCCTCAAATCCGCTTTGCAGTGGATGCCAACAGAAGTTTTTCGCTTAATGACTGGGCAGAAATTAAAAAATTTGACCAACTCAATCTGGTTTGTATCGAGGAAGCTTTTGATATTATGCATCTGTCAGAACTGACAGAAATTTCATCACGACTAGCAACGCCGCTTTGTTTTGACGAATCTGTCCAAACGCTGTCAGAACTGACAGAAATTGCAAAATTACCTGGAAAAACTATGCTTAATATTAAAATTGGTCGTCTTGGTGGGCTTTATCAGACGATGAAAGCGATTGATTTTTGTCGTCACCGGAAGATTGGTTTCTGGGTAGGAAGCATGGTGGAGTCTGGAATTTCTAAAATTTTGCATGTGCAACTTGCCGCTTTAGCTGGAAATGTAATGGCTGGAGACCTTTCTGATTCTCAGCATTATTTTGATGAGGATTTGATTAACCCTGAAATCTCCTTTCCTAATGGCTGGATGTTAGTGCCAACTGGTGTAGGGATTGGAGTTGCTGTCAATGAAGATGCGTTTTCACGTGCTACAATAAGAACAACTGAGTTCAGAGTGCCAGAAATCCGTAAAATTTAA
- a CDS encoding metallophosphoesterase — protein sequence MAVLMKHFKKPIFIIISVIMLTALIFVSIKIRSNVIDYNPPKTKTQIEQLVKASADSSKTRFVSDDKHYQRNLFVSDIHGRLAGLKKTLTDIHFSKNDRLFVLGDSIDHGRFGFDVLLYLLKTLPAEGYHVTVMMGNHEQMWLQLADRGKTDAEQLSGAIGAVDIYEGAPPNGWQYSLENWRKLSVTDRQFLLTEMKNNFGQPQQLIEKIGNQWVVLSHSALMKLSYKKETTFDLFWEHLPGDSFERRNSVAKTVGVSNADVQVFIGHVSGKLFGKHPNYICLDDTIVNGTLKQFEAVPVKIYCLEQQKFLE from the coding sequence ATGGCAGTTTTGATGAAGCATTTTAAAAAGCCAATCTTCATTATTATTTCTGTCATTATGCTGACAGCCCTTATCTTTGTTTCTATCAAAATCCGAAGCAATGTCATTGATTATAATCCTCCCAAAACTAAGACACAGATTGAACAATTAGTTAAGGCAAGTGCTGACAGTTCTAAAACACGCTTTGTCAGTGATGATAAGCATTATCAGCGAAATTTGTTTGTTTCTGACATTCATGGAAGATTAGCAGGTTTGAAAAAAACACTGACAGATATCCATTTTAGTAAAAATGACCGACTTTTTGTTTTGGGGGACAGTATTGATCATGGGCGATTTGGTTTTGATGTTTTACTTTATTTGCTGAAAACTTTGCCAGCTGAGGGTTATCACGTGACAGTCATGATGGGAAATCATGAGCAGATGTGGTTACAACTTGCTGATAGAGGTAAAACGGATGCGGAGCAACTTTCTGGTGCGATTGGTGCAGTTGATATTTATGAAGGAGCTCCGCCTAATGGCTGGCAGTATTCACTTGAGAATTGGAGAAAGCTGTCAGTTACTGACAGACAATTTTTACTGACAGAAATGAAAAATAATTTTGGTCAGCCCCAACAGTTGATCGAAAAAATCGGGAATCAATGGGTGGTATTATCACACAGTGCATTGATGAAGTTATCCTATAAAAAAGAGACAACATTTGATTTGTTTTGGGAACATTTGCCTGGTGATTCTTTTGAACGACGAAATAGTGTTGCAAAAACAGTAGGTGTGTCAAATGCTGATGTTCAGGTGTTTATTGGGCATGTCAGCGGTAAGTTATTTGGCAAACATCCAAACTATATTTGTTTGGACGATACTATTGTCAACGGTACATTAAAGCAATTTGAAGCAGTTCCAGTCAAAATTTATTGTCTTGAACAACAGAAATTTTTAGAATAA
- a CDS encoding LacI family DNA-binding transcriptional regulator, whose product MKKITLKEIAAMADVSVMTVSNVIRGKNARVSLETKNKIEALIKDYHYVPNQNASNLRSGKSKLIGVLFYKASGETDFTDPFISSVLTGIKKVANEKGYFTMIHSVHNKKGIEDLQQNWAFAGFVVIGASSKEFVKIDRAISTPVSYIDTYWQENQVLEEKARNFIGTDEEKISETVANYLNAMGHERVLFYSFEFDEAEPGVIEKRYHAFLKYFKGEITLLSTPNPSYQAILESVAPYLMEQPFTAIYATADILAANLNQIFKDISIIGVDNAQFDQFISPKLTTLAINQIEKGEISMLNLIASIEKGSSADFYSDSKLIERDSVRKLEK is encoded by the coding sequence ATGAAAAAAATCACACTTAAAGAAATTGCTGCGATGGCTGATGTATCCGTGATGACTGTTTCTAACGTCATTCGTGGCAAAAATGCTCGAGTATCACTAGAGACAAAAAATAAAATAGAGGCGTTAATCAAAGACTACCACTATGTTCCCAACCAAAATGCATCAAACCTACGTTCAGGAAAGTCGAAATTAATTGGTGTTTTATTTTATAAAGCATCAGGTGAAACCGACTTTACAGATCCGTTCATTTCGTCAGTGCTGACAGGAATCAAAAAAGTTGCAAATGAAAAAGGCTACTTTACGATGATTCATTCTGTCCATAATAAAAAGGGAATTGAAGATTTACAGCAAAATTGGGCCTTTGCGGGCTTTGTTGTGATTGGAGCCTCAAGTAAAGAATTTGTAAAAATTGACCGAGCTATCTCAACTCCGGTCAGCTACATTGATACTTATTGGCAAGAAAATCAAGTTTTAGAAGAGAAAGCACGAAACTTTATTGGTACAGATGAAGAAAAAATTTCGGAAACGGTTGCGAATTATTTGAATGCAATGGGTCATGAGCGTGTGCTTTTTTATAGCTTTGAGTTTGATGAAGCGGAGCCTGGCGTCATTGAGAAACGATATCATGCTTTTTTGAAATATTTTAAAGGAGAAATTACACTGCTCTCTACGCCAAATCCTAGCTATCAAGCGATTTTAGAAAGTGTTGCACCCTACCTCATGGAGCAGCCTTTTACGGCAATTTATGCAACAGCAGATATTTTGGCAGCAAATTTAAACCAGATTTTTAAAGATATTTCAATTATTGGTGTGGATAATGCTCAATTTGACCAATTTATCTCACCAAAATTGACTACGCTTGCAATTAATCAGATTGAAAAAGGCGAAATTTCGATGTTGAATTTGATTGCTTCTATTGAAAAAGGAAGTTCAGCTGACTTTTACTCAGACAGCAAGCTCATTGAGCGTGATAGTGTGAGAAAACTTGAAAAATAA
- a CDS encoding PaaI family thioesterase: protein MNMIEQLNISDFELFTDQTNSSISTDKSAKYFVSRMILSDFHAQPQGFLNGGATLAFCEISAGMASNQLIVPHEFAVGQTITANHLHPKKAQGFVIAKGQLLRKGRHTHVWEIKVTDEKEQLIAQVTVVNAIVPNTV from the coding sequence ATGAATATGATTGAACAGCTGAATATCAGTGACTTTGAGCTATTTACTGACCAGACAAACAGCTCTATCAGTACTGACAAAAGTGCTAAATATTTTGTCAGTCGCATGATACTTTCTGATTTTCATGCTCAACCCCAAGGTTTTTTGAATGGCGGTGCAACGCTTGCTTTTTGCGAAATTTCGGCAGGAATGGCAAGCAATCAACTGATTGTACCACATGAATTTGCCGTCGGGCAGACCATCACTGCTAACCACCTACATCCTAAAAAAGCGCAAGGTTTTGTCATCGCAAAAGGACAACTTCTGAGAAAAGGTCGACACACTCACGTCTGGGAGATTAAAGTGACAGATGAAAAAGAGCAATTGATTGCTCAGGTCACTGTGGTCAACGCAATCGTGCCTAATACTGTTTAA
- the tadA gene encoding tRNA adenosine(34) deaminase TadA, with protein MNFTLEQKEFFMNEALKEAQKAAGNEEVPIGSVIVKDGEIIARGFNRRELDGKATHHAEICAIEAANQVVNNWRLLDCALFVTIEPCVMCAGAIGLARIPQVYFGATNPKFGGTVSLYQILEDERLNHRVQVEAGILKEECAAIMQNFFKNRRKK; from the coding sequence ATGAACTTTACATTAGAACAAAAAGAATTTTTTATGAATGAAGCCTTGAAAGAGGCTCAGAAGGCTGCAGGGAATGAAGAAGTCCCCATAGGTAGTGTGATTGTTAAAGATGGTGAAATTATTGCTCGTGGTTTTAATCGTAGAGAACTAGATGGTAAAGCAACTCATCATGCAGAAATCTGTGCGATTGAAGCAGCAAATCAAGTCGTAAATAATTGGCGACTATTGGATTGTGCACTTTTTGTCACGATTGAGCCTTGCGTGATGTGTGCGGGTGCAATTGGTTTGGCACGGATTCCACAAGTTTATTTTGGTGCGACTAATCCTAAGTTTGGTGGGACTGTGAGTCTTTATCAAATTTTAGAAGATGAGCGATTAAACCATCGCGTTCAAGTTGAAGCAGGCATACTAAAGGAAGAATGTGCAGCAATCATGCAAAACTTTTTTAAGAATAGACGAAAAAAATAA
- a CDS encoding carbohydrate ABC transporter permease yields MASKIKKVKKPTTLNEKIFNFVVYGLSVLLILVIIYPLWFVIIASFSNPADVASGAVWFWPKSWSLKGYQVLFQQPLLWRSYFNTIFYTLAGTAFGLLVNIPVAYALTRKDLFGRKWISLLYVIPMFVTGGLIPIYLVTKNFGLLNTIWVMIIPFAVSPYNIIVARTFFQESIPEGLWEAAQVDGSGTIRYFFTIVLPLSKAILAVIGLWTAVGIWNSWFNALIYLTNPNLQPLQLLLRQLLIMNQTLQTQTTGAMASELAQTSQMMQYASIVISTLPIMLVYPFLQKYFNQGVMVGAIKE; encoded by the coding sequence ATGGCAAGCAAAATAAAAAAAGTAAAGAAACCGACAACTTTAAATGAAAAAATTTTTAATTTTGTCGTTTATGGTTTATCTGTTCTACTAATTTTGGTGATTATTTATCCTTTGTGGTTTGTTATCATTGCCAGTTTTTCAAATCCGGCAGATGTGGCAAGTGGTGCGGTATGGTTTTGGCCCAAGTCGTGGAGTTTAAAAGGCTACCAAGTCTTGTTTCAACAACCCTTGCTTTGGCGCTCCTATTTTAATACGATATTCTATACCTTGGCGGGTACGGCTTTTGGTTTACTGGTCAATATTCCAGTAGCTTATGCATTGACGCGAAAAGACCTGTTTGGAAGAAAATGGATTTCACTTCTTTATGTTATTCCAATGTTTGTAACAGGCGGTTTGATCCCGATTTATTTGGTGACTAAAAATTTTGGCCTGCTTAATACGATTTGGGTGATGATTATCCCATTTGCTGTATCTCCTTATAATATTATTGTGGCTAGAACTTTCTTTCAGGAGTCTATTCCAGAGGGTTTATGGGAGGCAGCTCAAGTGGACGGTAGTGGAACTATTCGATATTTCTTTACGATTGTACTTCCTTTATCAAAAGCAATCTTAGCTGTTATAGGTTTATGGACAGCGGTAGGTATTTGGAATTCCTGGTTTAATGCTTTAATTTATTTGACTAATCCAAATTTGCAGCCCTTACAGCTTTTACTCAGACAGTTGTTGATTATGAATCAAACTTTACAGACACAAACCACAGGTGCTATGGCAAGTGAGTTGGCACAAACTTCTCAGATGATGCAATATGCTTCTATTGTTATTTCCACATTACCTATTATGTTAGTCTATCCATTCTTACAGAAATATTTTAATCAAGGGGTGATGGTTGGGGCTATCAAAGAATGA
- a CDS encoding glycoside hydrolase family 31 protein, producing MKNNKIIFEKARFTVLTEQLIRIEYSETGQFEEGQTQIVQNRDFPAVDFDMIEKENSLEILTSSVHLYYTGGEFSKSNLFADVKFNFSVYSNRWYFGEEIEDNLGGTTRTLDKVDGSCRLEDGIMSKNGYAVLTDSSLVLTENGDIAGHSVSSVDLYLFAYGRDYRKALRDYYLLTGPTPALPRFALGNWWSRYYEYSAGSYLALMDRFTAEKIPLSVAVIDMDWHRVSDVPAKYGSSWTGYSWNKKLFPEPEKFLNALHQRGVKVTLNDHPADGIRAFEDIYPVVAERMDLDKGLEEAAKFDFDNPEFRATYFEDVHGLLEKYGTDFWWLDWQQGAISSSGADPLWLLNHYQYADSLKKSGNGMLLSRYAGPGSHRYPIGFSGDTVISWASLDFQPYFTSTATNIGYTWWSHDIGGHMQGSKDAELTLRWIQYGVFSPINRLHSSKSEFTSKEPWHFDAVVAASMKNFLRLRHELIPYLYTANLRTAQEGRALIEPLYYEYPLDDAAYRHPNQYFFGDQLMVAPITKKMNIELQMSGVEVWLPKGIWYDFFTGQRYDGDVEIKVFREITEIPVFARAGAIIPMDKNPLKNEEVPSEIVWKIFPGADGQYVLLEDGRKTTASITDGILSVLTSSDLQDDSLSVRKHSIIYGGREVATNLMGDFELDLKTFSAEFDWGFKENLFRRLDIAEIDYVDKDEIFNRLSVLTEFDKRVAFIKSLKNVDLQDNLFELLYSGK from the coding sequence ATGAAGAATAATAAAATTATTTTTGAAAAGGCACGATTTACTGTGCTGACGGAGCAATTGATTCGGATTGAATACAGTGAAACAGGTCAATTTGAAGAAGGTCAGACGCAGATTGTGCAAAATAGGGATTTTCCCGCTGTGGACTTTGATATGATTGAAAAGGAAAATTCGCTTGAGATTTTGACTTCCTCTGTGCATTTGTACTATACAGGTGGTGAATTTTCAAAATCAAATCTCTTTGCGGATGTAAAATTTAATTTCTCGGTTTACTCTAACCGCTGGTATTTTGGCGAAGAGATTGAGGATAACTTGGGAGGAACAACGCGAACGCTTGATAAGGTTGATGGGTCATGCCGATTAGAAGATGGTATCATGTCAAAAAATGGATATGCGGTGCTGACAGATAGCAGTTTAGTACTGACAGAAAATGGGGACATTGCAGGTCATTCTGTCAGTAGTGTTGATTTGTATTTGTTTGCTTACGGTCGTGATTATCGTAAGGCTTTGCGTGATTATTATCTATTGACAGGACCGACACCTGCTTTACCTCGTTTTGCGCTGGGAAATTGGTGGAGTCGCTATTATGAATATTCAGCAGGTTCATATTTGGCGTTAATGGATCGATTTACAGCTGAGAAAATTCCTTTGTCTGTTGCGGTGATTGACATGGATTGGCATCGAGTCAGTGACGTTCCAGCAAAATATGGTTCAAGTTGGACAGGCTATTCTTGGAATAAGAAATTGTTTCCAGAGCCAGAAAAATTTTTGAATGCTTTGCATCAACGTGGTGTAAAAGTGACGCTAAATGATCATCCTGCTGATGGTATTCGAGCTTTTGAGGATATATATCCTGTGGTTGCTGAGCGGATGGATTTAGATAAAGGATTGGAAGAAGCAGCAAAGTTTGACTTTGATAATCCGGAGTTTCGCGCCACTTATTTTGAGGATGTGCATGGACTTTTAGAGAAATATGGCACGGACTTTTGGTGGCTGGATTGGCAACAGGGCGCCATTTCTAGCTCTGGTGCAGATCCGCTTTGGCTCTTGAATCATTATCAATATGCAGATAGTTTGAAGAAATCGGGAAATGGAATGCTTTTGAGTCGTTATGCAGGTCCAGGCTCTCACCGTTATCCAATTGGATTTTCAGGAGATACAGTTATTTCATGGGCGAGCTTAGATTTTCAACCTTATTTTACAAGTACGGCGACAAATATTGGCTATACTTGGTGGAGTCATGATATTGGCGGTCACATGCAAGGTTCAAAAGATGCTGAATTGACACTACGCTGGATTCAATATGGGGTGTTTTCTCCGATTAACCGTTTACATTCATCAAAATCAGAGTTTACGAGTAAGGAACCTTGGCATTTTGATGCGGTTGTTGCAGCATCAATGAAGAATTTTTTAAGGCTTCGTCATGAACTCATTCCGTATCTTTATACTGCAAATCTCAGGACAGCACAGGAAGGGCGGGCACTGATTGAGCCGCTTTATTATGAATATCCGCTTGATGATGCGGCTTATCGGCATCCGAATCAGTATTTCTTTGGAGATCAGCTGATGGTTGCACCAATAACAAAGAAGATGAATATTGAGCTGCAAATGAGTGGAGTCGAAGTTTGGCTTCCTAAAGGAATTTGGTACGATTTTTTTACAGGTCAAAGATATGATGGAGATGTAGAGATAAAAGTATTCCGAGAAATCACTGAGATACCAGTATTTGCAAGGGCAGGTGCCATTATCCCTATGGATAAAAACCCTTTGAAGAATGAAGAAGTACCAAGTGAAATAGTTTGGAAAATCTTTCCAGGTGCTGATGGTCAGTATGTTTTGCTTGAAGATGGTCGAAAAACGACGGCTAGCATCACTGACGGGATTCTGTCAGTGCTGACAAGTTCTGATTTGCAAGATGATAGTTTGTCAGTCCGTAAACACTCGATTATTTATGGAGGACGTGAGGTTGCGACAAATCTGATGGGAGACTTTGAGTTGGATTTAAAAACTTTTAGTGCCGAATTTGACTGGGGCTTCAAGGAAAATTTATTTAGACGTTTGGATATTGCAGAAATTGATTATGTTGATAAGGACGAGATTTTTAATCGTTTGTCAGTACTGACAGAGTTTGATAAGCGAGTTGCTTTTATCAAAAGTTTAAAAAATGTTGATTTACAAGATAATTTATTTGAATTACTTTATAGTGGAAAATAA
- a CDS encoding YesL family protein, with protein MGKLLNVSSPVMRVMARVTDLVILNTLFILTALPLITIGASLCALQTNLQKILRHRESGLVRDYFRVFKQNFKQATLLWMGILLLVFILFADFRLINRLPIPVEFLLGVAAGILAILLAVVAIYGFAYLGRYENSMKMMLRNVIVLSLQNLFQTIFLLVFNGFVIYFTISSPEALLTMIYVFTFGGFAVVNLASAVMIKQVFDRIEKNKKAD; from the coding sequence ATGGGAAAATTACTCAATGTTAGTAGTCCTGTAATGCGGGTGATGGCGCGTGTCACAGATCTTGTGATTTTGAATACGTTGTTTATTCTGACAGCTTTGCCGCTCATTACGATAGGTGCGAGTTTGTGTGCTTTGCAGACTAATTTGCAGAAAATCTTGAGGCATCGTGAATCAGGGTTGGTGCGCGACTATTTTCGGGTTTTTAAGCAGAATTTTAAACAGGCAACTTTACTTTGGATGGGAATTTTGTTGCTTGTATTTATTTTGTTTGCAGATTTTCGATTGATTAATCGTTTGCCGATTCCTGTTGAATTTTTGCTGGGAGTAGCTGCGGGGATTTTGGCTATTTTGTTAGCTGTGGTGGCTATTTATGGATTTGCTTATCTGGGACGGTATGAAAATTCAATGAAAATGATGTTGCGAAACGTCATCGTTTTGAGTTTACAAAATTTATTTCAGACAATATTTTTATTGGTTTTTAATGGATTTGTGATTTATTTTACAATTTCTAGTCCAGAAGCACTTTTGACAATGATTTATGTGTTTACTTTTGGAGGCTTTGCAGTAGTAAATCTTGCTTCTGCAGTAATGATTAAGCAAGTTTTTGATAGAATAGAGAAAAATAAAAAAGCAGACTGA
- a CDS encoding ABC transporter permease, with amino-acid sequence MGKKKGILREKLKNNASLYLLLAPATILLIMFAYIPMYGLLMAFKNYSPALGVWRSPWVGLMWFQQYFSSYQFLPTIFNTLKIALYSIAIGFTFPIILALICNQIRVQAFKKFFQVTTYLPHFISTMVMCGMLLLFLSPSSGMIANFLHLFNLKMPDIVGNPNSFASMYVWSDVWQHVGWNSIIYLAALSAIDPTYYEAATMDGATRFQQMIKIDLPLLVPTMMIMLILTVGQLLNIGFEKVLLLQNPLNLPGSEIISTYVYKVGLQSFQYSYSTAINLFQTVINLVVLVTVNFISRRLTKTGLF; translated from the coding sequence ATGGGGAAGAAAAAAGGAATATTGAGGGAAAAATTAAAGAATAATGCCTCACTCTATCTCCTGCTCGCTCCAGCAACGATTTTACTTATTATGTTTGCTTATATCCCAATGTACGGACTTCTGATGGCTTTCAAGAATTATTCGCCTGCTCTAGGAGTTTGGAGAAGTCCTTGGGTGGGATTGATGTGGTTTCAGCAATATTTTAGTTCTTACCAATTTTTGCCAACCATATTTAATACACTAAAAATTGCGCTATACAGTATAGCAATTGGATTTACTTTCCCCATTATTTTAGCTTTGATTTGTAATCAAATTCGAGTTCAGGCTTTTAAAAAGTTCTTTCAAGTGACGACTTATTTGCCTCACTTTATCTCGACAATGGTAATGTGCGGAATGTTGCTTTTATTTCTTTCACCTTCCTCTGGTATGATAGCAAATTTCTTACATTTATTTAACTTGAAAATGCCCGATATTGTAGGAAACCCAAATTCTTTCGCGAGTATGTACGTTTGGTCAGATGTTTGGCAGCATGTGGGTTGGAATTCAATTATTTATTTGGCAGCTCTATCTGCGATTGACCCTACTTATTATGAAGCGGCGACAATGGATGGGGCGACTCGCTTTCAACAAATGATTAAGATTGATTTACCACTTTTAGTTCCAACGATGATGATTATGCTGATATTGACGGTGGGTCAACTTCTTAATATTGGTTTTGAAAAAGTGTTACTTTTACAGAATCCTTTGAACTTACCTGGAAGTGAAATCATTTCAACCTATGTTTATAAAGTGGGCTTGCAATCATTTCAATATTCATATTCGACGGCTATTAATTTATTTCAAACCGTCATCAATCTGGTAGTTCTTGTAACGGTTAATTTTATTTCTCGCCGTTTGACTAAAACAGGATTATTTTAG